Below is a genomic region from Fulvia fulva chromosome 5, complete sequence.
ctgtccaaattgaatgaggtagaactccctcaaTTTTAGGGCCAGTAGCCTGCTTTGTAGATCGttggaatggccttgataaggGCTTTtgaatgtgtcgtgtttaGCGATGGCGCCTCGATCGATATATATCGTGAACAAATTCCATTCTCGACGGATGTCTGCGTTCGTCTCCTTTGGCTACCTGGCGTCACTCGCCACCCAGACGAAGGCACTCGCAAAGTCGCAGGCGAGGCCACTAATCCGATCCTGCGATTCCAGCGCCAAATCTGCCTGAAGATGCGTCCACAATCTCAAACTTGACTAATAGTGTACAATGCGTCTCTCTTCCCTTGAGATCTAGCATCCGGATAAACGACCACCCTGGGGCAGCATACATTAGTCTGACAGCAGAAACAACGAACACTGGATTCCGGGCAAAGCGATCGTCCGATTTGATCAGGATGCGCAGGAAGGCCAGCTCGTTATCTGCGTACGTCCACTTCAAGGTTTCGTTCCAGATAGGGTCGGTAGGGGGTGGATTCTCGCCCTTGTGGAGTAGCTGCAATTTATGTTGCTTGTACACACCTGTCTTTTCCTTCGGATGGTCACCGGAGATATCGTCTGGGTGTACCAGAGTGCATGTCACATAAGGTCGGATCTCGTCAGCTTCTCGATCCTCTGGGATTGGCAGATCCGTTGCCCCTGCGATGTGGAGCTTCAGGACCTTTTTCTTGCCACTGTCGACGATTCCAGATCCATCAGCACGAAGGGCGGCTGGCTTCAGTACATAGCCGTCGGAGCCGGCGAATAGTGCTTCGTTGAGCTGCATACTGTGGTCGAAAGTCTGCCAATTCAGAGCACAGATCTGTGCACCGATACCCCAGAAGGGCACTGGGCTCAAGTTCTTGGAACTGATTCGTGTACCCTTCGGAAAGACACGCATGAGGTGTTTGGCGTTGTGCTTACTGATCTTGTCGCTGTGTGCGGGCATGAGCTTGAGCAGACCAGACTCGGATACGTTGATGAGGTGGTGATGGGGCCCATCTTGCAAGTCCTCTTCGAACCATGAGTTGTTTCTGGGCTTTACCGACTGTGCATAGACGCCCAGTTCTGCAAGCTCCGGAACGATGCCCATGGCTGGATTCTGCTTCTTTTGCTCGCGGTACTTTTGATGATCAAGGCGAACTTGCTCATCTTCGTCCTCGTCTGAGCTGGAGTCTGATGACTCTCCATCACCATCAGGAAGATGGAACTCAACAATGACACCAATCTTGGAACCGAGCTCGGCCAGCGTCACATGTTCTCCAGTTCCTGCCTGCTCTCTGGTGCCCTCATTCCGTACAGCCTCAGACAACAGTCTGTCGCCCCATACTTCACGCATGATATCAACAAGTCGTGATTGACCGTGCGCATTGCAGTGATTCTCTAAAGAAAGAAGGACCGGCGCAGCTTTGTAGCCAGAGCCTAGCTGTGGCGCGGCGGCTTCTGTATCGATAACATCCCGTATCGTCTCGCAGACGCTACGAAAGGGTATATGAGAGGCCAGAGTATAGCCATGTGTGACTTTTGGCTCGTCTTTGTCGTCATCATTGTCCCTACCGGCGTCAGTGTCAAGGTATGGGGAAGCATCTTTCGAGTGAAGACGAACCATGCATCAATCTCCACACAACGAGAGCCAGTCCTGAGTGCGGATTCGTATGCCTCTGCCAAGACGACGAGTCAGAGAGGTACCGAGTATGTACAGAAGCGAATGGCTCCTTCTCAGACTACCACGTACCTGCCGATGATGTGCCATAAAGTTGATGAGCCAGCAGATAGGTGTTGTGCGAAGATGAAATGAAGTACTCCGTAAGCGGATGTGATCTATCCAGCACAGCAGGAGGGACATTGACATGTGGCCTGTCGAGCAATTCCTTGAGAGCGCTAGAAGTGGCATCGTTGTCCAGTGCAGCGTCATTTGCATTGAAGATCTTGTGGTCGACCAAGAACTTCTTGACGGCGTGGCTGACACGGAGCTGCTCTTTAGTGATCTTGGTAGGCCGCGTAGAATGACCGCCGCCGGCCATGGAATCTGGTTGCATTTCTTCTCCCAGATCCTCAACGTCGGTCTTCGCCTTGCCGAACGGATTCAGCTTCGAGAGCCGGTCAGAGAGTCCCGACATGGTTGCAGAGTCGTTCGAATGTACTTTGTGTTGTTCCGTGTATGTCACTTCCCGATCGGCCACGGGATCGGTATATTACTCGGGAAGTGGTGATCTTGCCGAAAGCAGGTGTAACTCCAAAGTCCAATGTTGTGAGGAGCAATCGCCAAGTGTGGTCATACGCTCGGCATCTACGGCCCGAATGAGTCCTTCCAA
It encodes:
- a CDS encoding 1-phosphatidylinositol 4,5-bisphosphate phosphodiesterase 1; its protein translation is MSGLSDRLSKLNPFGKAKTDVEDLGEEMQPDSMAGGGHSTRPTKITKEQLRVSHAVKKFLVDHKIFNANDAALDNDATSSALKELLDRPHVNVPPAVLDRSHPLTEYFISSSHNTYLLAHQLYGTSSAEAYESALRTGSRCVEIDAWDNDDDKDEPKVTHGYTLASHIPFRSVCETIRDVIDTEAAAPQLGSGYKAAPVLLSLENHCNAHGQSRLVDIMREVWGDRLLSEAVRNEGTREQAGTGEHVTLAELGSKIGVIVEFHLPDGDGESSDSSSDEDEDEQVRLDHQKYREQKKQNPAMGIVPELAELGVYAQSVKPRNNSWFEEDLQDGPHHHLINVSESGLLKLMPAHSDKISKHNAKHLMRVFPKGTRISSKNLSPVPFWGIGAQICALNWQTFDHSMQLNEALFAGSDGYVLKPAALRADGSGIVDSGKKKVLKLHIAGATDLPIPEDREADEIRPYVTCTLVHPDDISGDHPKEKTGVYKQHKLQLLHKGENPPPTDPIWNETLKWTYADNELAFLRILIKSDDRFARNPVFVVSAVRLMYAAPGWSFIRMLDLKGRETHCTLLVKFEIVDASSGRFGAGIAGSD